The region GATAAACGAGGATAAATTAAAAATGATCCTCATGCGGAAGGCTCTACCTCAATGTACAGAGGAATGATGCTTATCAAAGCTCCCAGGCCGAAAAGAGCAAGGGCAACAGAATAATTGCCCTTTGTCACTCTGTCTATGCTGAATGCCAGGATCACCAATCCTATGATCTTGGTGACCGCATCTAACTTCTCATATTTTGACTTTGACAGTTTCATTCGCCGTGAACAATCCCATAGTATGTGAAGAACAGCACGCCTATGAGGGCAATAACGCCAAGAGCGACCGCAATTTTTCTTTTCCTGATATCCGAGGACGGGTTCCTGTCTATGAACGGCACCAGTATCAATAGGCCGTACCACAGGATCATGGGCACTGTTACACCGATGATTTTTGCAGGTAGAGGTCCAACGTCAAAGGTCCAGAATTTCAGGAAACCAAAGACATACAGGAAATACCACTCCGGGTATATCGGGGTTGGCGTATCGAATGGATCGGCGGGTTTAAGCAGGCCCGCCGGGTAAAGCGATGCCAGCAGTATGAGGCTTCCCGCAATAAGACACATGACCACAACTTCCCTGAGTACGAAATGAGGAAAGAAAGGAAGCCCTCGAACGCGTATGGGTTCACTGGATTGTTCTTCGACTTCATGCTTTTCAACTTCTATCAATGCCATATCAAAGCCTCCCGGAAATACCCTGTATCCGGACCATCACAAAATGCAATCCGAGAAGCGCTGCTATTGCCAGTGGTAGTATCAATACATGGATGGCAAAGAACCGGGTGATGGTATCAGCGCCGAGATCATTACCTCCCATAAGGATCAAAGCAATATATCCGCCTACGATCGGTATGGAGCCTGCAATGCCGGTTCCGATCTTCGTGGCCCAATATGAAAGCTGATCCCAGGGGAGAAGGTACCCGGAGAAACCGAAAGTTGTGACCGTAAGGAGAAGGAAGATACCCACGACCCAGTTCAGCTCACGGGGTTTCTTATAGGCTCCCATGAAGTAGATCCTTATCATGTGGAGCATCACAGCCGCTATCATTGTATTTGCAGCCCAGTGGTGTATGCTTCGTACGAGACTGCCGAATGGAACGGCGGTCATTATGTGTTGAACACTGTTATATGCGTCTGTAGGTGTGGGTTTGTAGTACATTGCCAAAAATATTCCTGTAAGAACAAGAATAATGAAACACAGGAAGGCAGTGCCGCCAAGGCAATACAGGGGATTGGAAACTACCTCAAGAGGGGCCGGATGCTTGACTATGGGCGGCAGCAGTTCTCTTAGCTTAAACCTGTCATCAAGCCATTTGTAGATTTTTTCATATAAAGTCATATCATCACCTCACGCCGCCCCGGCATAGAACGAAATGGATTTCACGTAATTCGGGTCTTTCCAGTTGAGCGCATACACAGCGCCTTCTTTCACAACGATATCGATCGCAGGTAATGGTGAAGGCGGGGGTCCAGAAATCACTGCACCCGTGTTGGGGTCATATTTTCCTATATGGCATGGGCAATAAATTAGGCTCTCATCTGGTTTCCAGTATGCAATGCATCCAAGATGTGTGCAAACAGTCCCGAACGCACGAAAGCCTGCAGGCATATGTAAGAGCACTGCGGCCTTGCCGTTGAACGAAAATTTTTTAGCAGTTCCCGTGGGAACTTCATCAACGGATGCAATCTTAACTTCGGCGGATTCGCCCCTTTTTTCAGTTTGGGGCCACAGGTATTTCAATAACGCTGCAGCCGCACCGCCTGCAAAAAAAAGCCCAACAAGGCCAACCAAAATCTCAGTAACCTTTCTTCTCGTGAGTGTGATTACGATCTTATCTCCCATGTTTTCACTCCAATGTTGTGACGTATTCATCCTGCAGCAGTCCTTTTACGTACAGGTACAAGATCGCGGCAAAGATGAAAAGGAGGTATGCAAACAACTTCCCAACATCTTCTATGAATGTTCTTGAGGACGCCGCAGAGGGATCGCTCGAAATGATTTTCCATATGATGGTACCTGTTATTCCCGCGGCAGCCAGGGTAGATACGATTATTAAGGCAAATGCTGCCTGTGACCAGAACCCTTCTTTCTCCGGTCCATATTCGACATTTTCTATATGCATAAATTCACCCTATAACCTTATGACGAGAACCACTGCCAGTATTACCAAAATAGTGGCGAATGCCCGCAGACCAACGTCCCAGGTGTTCATGTGTACACCTATTTCGATATTTTGCGTGGGTTCAGGGGTGGGAGTTGCTTTTGGCGCAGGGACATAACCTTCGAACGAATGATTATGTGTCCCGTAATAGACACCTACTTCGTTAAGCTGCGGAGGACCGTCCCTGGCATGGCAGTAGGGACAGTTGCGGCTTTCCTTGACTGCATATTCGGGTTTTGCCGAAGTCAGAGATGTCGTAACCAGGAGAGCTAATGCAAGAAGTAAAAAAATGTTACCTTTGGACATGTTCATTGCTTTACACCTCATTTTCTGCGCAGCAGCAGGTATATTGCAATAATTCCCGTCAACGACATTATAACGCCGAAACCGGGAGCTTTTGGCTTGGCTATGGGTAAGCCGGTGTCAAGCTGCGACTGCTGGGCATATTTTGTACCATTATCAATCACGTCCTGAAAATGCGGCAGGTTAAAACTGTGCCACAGTACCGGCAGACCATCCATTATCGCTATTGCTGTATCAAGGTCTTTCTGGGCCATAGATACATCCTTTCCCTGCTGTTTGGCCTGTCTGATAGCATCATCGGCTTTCCTAATCTCATTCTTTAAGTTGTCCGCAGATTCTAATGCAGCTATCGCCTTGTCCGGAGCATCGGATGGAGCGATTCTCATGTCTATATTGTGGCACTGGCTGCATAGATTATGGAACGCGCTGATATTCAAGACCATGAATTCATGCGGACTGTGACAGGTATCACACGTAGGAGCCTGCTTTAATGCTTTTAAATTCTGATAATGCGCAGAATTCCTGAACTGCTCCAATTCATTTACATGACATTTTCCACAGGTCTCGGGCACGTTCCTGTAAAAAATAGTACTGTTGGGATCAGAAGATATCAGGATTCCAATATGTGCTTTTTCTTTTATTTCCGAACTGGGGTCTCCACCATGGCAGTTATTACAAGTCACATTGAATAATGCATGTTTGGACTTTGTCCACTGCTCATAATTACTCTTGGCGAACTTACTCAGAGTAGTAGTATGGCATTCGAGAGAACATGGTATGTCCCGTGCCAGATGCTGAAGTCTAATTTGGTTGAATTGCTGCTCGGTTTCATTGAATGCTGAAAGTTTTTCATGACAGTTCAGACATGAATTATCTGCCAATACTCCAGGTACAATGAAAACGGAAAACATTAGTAATATGCCGGATAATATTATTTTATTCAATTTCATTCCTATCACTCACTATTTTTCTCTATTGAATCCTGCTTGACATATAAGGTTCACCTTTTTAGTCTCTTCTAATGTAGAGTCCCTTTAATGTTTTTTCAGGTAATATGCCAGAAGAAGCACTGAGATCAGCATGATTATTTCAAATCCGGGTGCCTTAGTGGGCATTGTCGTGGCCTGCGCCGCAGCTGTCATATTTTCTGCATTCCGGGTCATTTCAATACCGTTCTGGACTTCCGTATCGAAGTAGGTCAAATTGAACCTGTGCCAAACAGATGGGGTATTTTTCAGGATGGCTGTCGCAGCATCCAGATTTGCCTGTGCCTCCGTTACATCCTTACCTTCTGCTTGTGCAGTAATAATAGAGCTCCTGGCTTTTGAAATTTCAACCTGCAAATCGCTTACCGATGTCAAGGCGTTTTCTGCTTTTTTCGGTACCGTAGGATCTACGCCTGTTATTCCATTGTGGCAATTACTGCAGAAATCCTCTATTTCAGAAGCTGTCAGGACACGCACGCTGTGCGCCTGATGGCATGTGATGCATGCAGGCGCCAGGACTTGCTCGCCGGATTCCAAATTCTTGAAATGCTGTGAATTCTTGAATTCTGCAAGCTCAGGTTCATGACATTTTCCGCATGTTTCGGGTGTATTAGCCCGCGCTATGCTGACGTTTGAAAGACCAACATGGGCTTCCTCCTTGGAAGGTGCCGCTGGATTACCCCCATGGCATTTTTCGCAGGTGACGCTGAAAAGAGCATGAGTGGATATGGACCATAGAGCATATGTTGAGGCTGTGGTTTTATTGAGTTTATCCTCGTGGCATACGATCGAACAGGAAATGCCGCTTTCAAGATGCTTGAGGCGTATTTCTATAAACTGCCTCTGTTGTTCGTTAGAAAAGAGCAATTTCCGGTGGCAGTCAGCGCATGAGTTGTTCGGCAAATTCGGCGGTGCGGCAGCCACCGGTTGGATCAATAGCTGCAGAGCTGATATTGTCAATAGTACGAAAACTATACCTATTATAATCCTCGAAGCGTTTTTAAATTGCATATGGCCATCCTATCATGTATAATGATTATTAAATCTTCCCCATATCTGCAAAATACTTAAACTTATCCTTCGATACATGAGAGATGCTTTTTTCATACAGAGAAAAGTTGTTTCAACTCTTCTTCAATTCTTTTGGCGGAATTAAAGAGCGTGCTACATTATAGGTAAAAATGCAAATCGGAAGGAGTGATATCCCCCCGAATGCAATAGTTCCGAGCCTGTAATCGCTATTCATGTATCGGTAGGGCAAGACATCCCGCGCTGCAGGTATTTTGTTATTACTTCGTTGAGTTCATTGTCCTTTGTAATTTATCAGCCATAACCTCCCATCCATTGATAGAGCCTGATTTTAGGTTATCAAAGCTTCGGCCTAATTCGAAAAAACAGCTTTTCTCACGGCTTCGATAGTGGCATCGATCTCTACAGGCCTGGGACACACATTGAGAACATGCTCCGAATCCTTTAGCAGATGCCCGGTTGTAACGCATACAACAATTTCGTTCCGATCTATAACACCCATATCCGCAAGCTTTCGTAATCCCGCGATCGAGGATGCACTTGCAGGTTCAACTCCAATCCCTTCCAGACTTGCAAGCTCCTGCTGTGCCTTTATGATCTCATCATCCGAGACTGTCTCGGCTGTCCCTCCCGACTCTTTTATTGCCAGGAGAGCTTTTATCGCATTTACGGGGTTCCCAATGCGGATCGCTGTCGCCACGGTTTCTGGTCTGGCTTCTGGCGTAATCGCTTCTGCATTGCTTTTAATGGCCTTCACTATAGGACTTGCGCCCTCAGCCTGTATCCCTGTCATTTTAGGCACGCTATTTATTATTCCGAGGCGTTTGAATTCCTTAAAACCTTTGTAGATAGCGGTGATGTTGCCGGCATTTCCCACCGGCAGAACGACCCTGTCGGGGGCCTGCCATCCTAACTGGTCCGCTATCTCAAAAGCGATTGTTTTCTGGCCCTCAAGCCTGTATGGATTCACTGAATTCAGGAGGTAGAATCCTTCCCTGTCGCACAGGTCGCGCACAAGCTTGAGCGCATCATCGAAATTCCCCCGGATGCTCAGGACTTTGGCGCCGTGCATGAGCGCCTGTGCTAATTTTCCCAGAGCCACCTTGCCTGAGGGTAATAGCACGACAGCAGGAACCCCGGCCTTTGCCCCGTAAACTGCAAGCGATGCCGAAGTGTTCCCTGTCGAGGCGCAGGCAACTGTTTTCATCCCCAGCTCAAGGGCTTTTGTCACGCCCACGGTCATTCCCCTGTCCTTGAATGAGCCTGTAGGGTTCATCCCCTCGTGCTTGACATAAACCTCTTTCAGACCCACACTTTCGGCTATCCTGTCAACACGATAAAGCGGTGTTCCCCCCTCCTTAAGGGAGATGGGCTCGCGTCCAACAGGTAAAAGGGCGCGATATTTCCAGACGGAAAGAGGACCGCTCAGGTCTTTTTTGGATATATGGATATTTTGATAATCATAAACCACATCTAGGAGACCGCCGCAGCTACAGGTGTAAATGACATCGGTTGAACTATATTTCCTGTGGCATGCGATGCACTCGAGGTGGTACATAGGATACTCAATAGAATTGTAAGGCTTATAGATTACTCTAATACTTTCGCTCTATCATATAATCAGCGAGCCCGATAAGTATCTTTTTCGCTTCAGAATCAGGAAGTAATTTGAGCGAGGACTTTCCTTCCTCTACAAAATTCAAGGCCTTGTTCATAGCATAGTCGATGGAGCCCGATTCTTTCAATGCGGTGAGCGCGGCCGAGACCTCACTGCGTGTGGCATTGCTTTTCCCGAGCGCATCAATGGTAACTCCTTTTGAGAGAGCATGGATAACGATAAGAGTACGCTTTCCCTCGATAATGTCTCCGCCTTGCGCTTTTCCAAGGATCTCCTCGGGTGTTATCAGGTCTATCACATCATCGTATATCTGGAATCCCACACCTGTCATCCGCCCAAAATCCCACAGGCTCCGGGCCAGGTCATTATTGGCTCCGGATAATGTCGCCCCCATTTTTACCGCGGTCGCAAAAAGCACGGCGGTTTTTTTCTCAACCATGCGCATGTACTCTTCCTCTGTAACGTCTTTCCGCGTTGCGAAATTCATATCCATCCACTGCCCCTCGCATATATCTGTGCAGGTCTTGGACATGAGTTCAAGGCTTTCCACAAGCCGCACCGGTTCGCTTCGTGTGCACGAAAGGATCTCAAAAGCTTTTGAATAAAGGGCATCCCCGGCTATGATTGCCCTTGGCACTCCCCATTTTTTATGAACAGTAGTGAGCCCCCTCCGCAGCTCGGCCTCGTCCATAATATCATCGTGGATAAGCGTGAAGTTATGGACCAGCTCTATAGCTACTGCAGCGGGCAGCACATTTTCAGGCTTGCCCCCCACAGCCTCAGCGGCCAGTAATAGCGCAGATGGGCGAAGCCTCTTTCCTCCTGCATCCAGCAGGTGGCGCATGGCATGATACAGTTCATCGGGAGGAGTTATGGGCAGGAATTTCGGGATGGCTTCATCCACCAGTTTCGCCCGCTTCTGAAGCTCCTCTTCGATCATAAGAGCATTTCCTCGCCGTTCCTCATGATATGGACCGTATCGCCGAAAACGTAGCCCGCATCTTCCGCCAATTCGACATAACTTGCATGCATCAACATAGTCCCATGCGAAGGTATGACCTGTTCAGGATTTATCATCCGCAGGACTTCCCAGTGATCTTCCCTGGAAGCGTGCCCGGAAACATGAACGTTATCGTAAATACGCGCTCCAGCCATCTTTAGTTTTGTCTCAAGGGCATACCTGTTCGCAAGCGTCATTGGATTGGGGATAGCATTCGCGGAAAATATGACCTTGTCCCCGGATTCAATCCTGAACTGTGTCTCTCCATTTGCAATGCGTGAGAGTATGGCGTCAGGTTCGCCCTGGTGCCCCGTGATTATGGGAAGGTATTTCTTCTTTCCATCCTGGGAAATGCGTCTTAAGGCTTTGTCAACAGCGTTCCTGCTCCCGTGTATCTCAAGATTTTGCGGGAATTTTATATAACCCATGTTCTTTGCTGTGGTAAGATATCGTTCCATCGACCGCCCCAGCAGCACGGGGATCCTGTTCATTTCTTCAGCGGCCTGGATTATGGCGTTAATGCGCGCTACGTGGGAAGAGAACGTCGTAATTACTACCCCGGAGTCTGTTTCCTCTGTTCCAAGAAGCACATCGCGCACTAAGTCTTTGGCTATCTGTTCCGAGGGTGTTTTCCCTGAGTGCCCCGCATTCGTGCTCTCGGTGATCATTACTCTTACGCCCTCTTTTCCAAGTTTTTTAAGCCTCTGGAAGTCAGGCGGCTCGCCCAGCGTTGGGGTTCTGTCTAACTTAAAATCGCTGGCGTACAGCACCACCCCTTCAGGGGTATGGATTGCCGCAAAAGCCGCATCCACTATGCTGTGCTGGATCCTGATGAACTCGATCTGTATATCCGGTGTAAGGTTATAGCGCCCGCCAAGCTTCAGCGGGATAACTTCATTATTCACCTTAAATTTCTTTTCATCTTCTATCTCATGTTTCACAAGTTCTGCGGTATAGGGGGTAGCGATTATAGGTGCCTTGTACCTGTGCGCCAATTTCGGTATCGCACCGATGTGATCAAGGTGGCCGTGCGTGCACACGATCGCCCTGACAGTTCCACCCACTTCCTTCATGACGGTGTCATCCGGTATAGCACCCATCTTGATCAGGTCCATTGAATGCATCTTTTCTATTTCCACATCCTCGTGTATCTGGACCCTGTCCAGTTGAAGTCCCATATCCAGTATAATGACATCATTATCTATCCTGACGCCGGTCATGTTCTTACCCATTTCATTATATCCGCCGACGGCTATTATTCCTATTTCAGTCAATTAATTCACTCCATAATAATTATTTTATATTTTTATATCTTTTTCTGGCAAATCTAGCTGTCTCAAATCCCCTTTGCTCCAGGAATTCCTTCGTTTTGCCTGTGATGACCGCAGGGGCATTTCCAAGCTCCTCAACAGTCCTGCATCCGCTTAAGAACATCGCAACTTTGAGTTCTTCAATAACCATGGTCAGTTTATCCACAACATCTTTTTGACCTTTCAATGCAGGCGCTACCAGAGGCAGTGCTATGCCGCAAAGTGACGAAGATAACAGGCACCGATATCGTGGATTCTACGATGCTGGTAACTGTTGGTATTCCCCAGTTCCAGAATTGCTTTCCCAGATGATCTGATAGCAGGTCTCCTCGTTTCTGGGCGCGATATGTCTCAACCCCGGCCCAGCTCGTTCCTCCAAGACCGCCTATATCTATGGCCGCAGCCCCGGCCTCGCATATCGCCACAGCCTGCGAATGTGAAATGCCGGCACCCGTCTCCTTGACTATCACTGGCACCGAGAGCTCATCGCAGA is a window of Candidatus Methanoperedens sp. DNA encoding:
- a CDS encoding polyprenyl synthetase family protein produces the protein MIEEELQKRAKLVDEAIPKFLPITPPDELYHAMRHLLDAGGKRLRPSALLLAAEAVGGKPENVLPAAVAIELVHNFTLIHDDIMDEAELRRGLTTVHKKWGVPRAIIAGDALYSKAFEILSCTRSEPVRLVESLELMSKTCTDICEGQWMDMNFATRKDVTEEEYMRMVEKKTAVLFATAVKMGATLSGANNDLARSLWDFGRMTGVGFQIYDDVIDLITPEEILGKAQGGDIIEGKRTLIVIHALSKGVTIDALGKSNATRSEVSAALTALKESGSIDYAMNKALNFVEEGKSSLKLLPDSEAKKILIGLADYMIERKY
- the thrC gene encoding threonine synthase; amino-acid sequence: MYHLECIACHRKYSSTDVIYTCSCGGLLDVVYDYQNIHISKKDLSGPLSVWKYRALLPVGREPISLKEGGTPLYRVDRIAESVGLKEVYVKHEGMNPTGSFKDRGMTVGVTKALELGMKTVACASTGNTSASLAVYGAKAGVPAVVLLPSGKVALGKLAQALMHGAKVLSIRGNFDDALKLVRDLCDREGFYLLNSVNPYRLEGQKTIAFEIADQLGWQAPDRVVLPVGNAGNITAIYKGFKEFKRLGIINSVPKMTGIQAEGASPIVKAIKSNAEAITPEARPETVATAIRIGNPVNAIKALLAIKESGGTAETVSDDEIIKAQQELASLEGIGVEPASASSIAGLRKLADMGVIDRNEIVVCVTTGHLLKDSEHVLNVCPRPVEIDATIEAVRKAVFSN
- a CDS encoding Rieske (2Fe-2S) protein yields the protein MGDKIVITLTRRKVTEILVGLVGLFFAGGAAAALLKYLWPQTEKRGESAEVKIASVDEVPTGTAKKFSFNGKAAVLLHMPAGFRAFGTVCTHLGCIAYWKPDESLIYCPCHIGKYDPNTGAVISGPPPSPLPAIDIVVKEGAVYALNWKDPNYVKSISFYAGAA
- a CDS encoding cytochrome c3 family protein; the protein is MKLNKIILSGILLMFSVFIVPGVLADNSCLNCHEKLSAFNETEQQFNQIRLQHLARDIPCSLECHTTTLSKFAKSNYEQWTKSKHALFNVTCNNCHGGDPSSEIKEKAHIGILISSDPNSTIFYRNVPETCGKCHVNELEQFRNSAHYQNLKALKQAPTCDTCHSPHEFMVLNISAFHNLCSQCHNIDMRIAPSDAPDKAIAALESADNLKNEIRKADDAIRQAKQQGKDVSMAQKDLDTAIAIMDGLPVLWHSFNLPHFQDVIDNGTKYAQQSQLDTGLPIAKPKAPGFGVIMSLTGIIAIYLLLRRK
- a CDS encoding RNase J family beta-CASP ribonuclease; translated protein: MTEIGIIAVGGYNEMGKNMTGVRIDNDVIILDMGLQLDRVQIHEDVEIEKMHSMDLIKMGAIPDDTVMKEVGGTVRAIVCTHGHLDHIGAIPKLAHRYKAPIIATPYTAELVKHEIEDEKKFKVNNEVIPLKLGGRYNLTPDIQIEFIRIQHSIVDAAFAAIHTPEGVVLYASDFKLDRTPTLGEPPDFQRLKKLGKEGVRVMITESTNAGHSGKTPSEQIAKDLVRDVLLGTEETDSGVVITTFSSHVARINAIIQAAEEMNRIPVLLGRSMERYLTTAKNMGYIKFPQNLEIHGSRNAVDKALRRISQDGKKKYLPIITGHQGEPDAILSRIANGETQFRIESGDKVIFSANAIPNPMTLANRYALETKLKMAGARIYDNVHVSGHASREDHWEVLRMINPEQVIPSHGTMLMHASYVELAEDAGYVFGDTVHIMRNGEEMLL
- a CDS encoding cytochrome b N-terminal domain-containing protein, with amino-acid sequence MTLYEKIYKWLDDRFKLRELLPPIVKHPAPLEVVSNPLYCLGGTAFLCFIILVLTGIFLAMYYKPTPTDAYNSVQHIMTAVPFGSLVRSIHHWAANTMIAAVMLHMIRIYFMGAYKKPRELNWVVGIFLLLTVTTFGFSGYLLPWDQLSYWATKIGTGIAGSIPIVGGYIALILMGGNDLGADTITRFFAIHVLILPLAIAALLGLHFVMVRIQGISGRL
- a CDS encoding cytochrome c3 family protein; its protein translation is MQFKNASRIIIGIVFVLLTISALQLLIQPVAAAPPNLPNNSCADCHRKLLFSNEQQRQFIEIRLKHLESGISCSIVCHEDKLNKTTASTYALWSISTHALFSVTCEKCHGGNPAAPSKEEAHVGLSNVSIARANTPETCGKCHEPELAEFKNSQHFKNLESGEQVLAPACITCHQAHSVRVLTASEIEDFCSNCHNGITGVDPTVPKKAENALTSVSDLQVEISKARSSIITAQAEGKDVTEAQANLDAATAILKNTPSVWHRFNLTYFDTEVQNGIEMTRNAENMTAAAQATTMPTKAPGFEIIMLISVLLLAYYLKKH